One window of the Anaeromyxobacter dehalogenans 2CP-C genome contains the following:
- a CDS encoding tetratricopeptide repeat protein: MTATLEPAGGGRPRHWQALAAIAALGVLAYANSLDAAFVFDDIRVVRDDPRLRDLLWWLTPDGYHAAPNRVAAYVSFAINHRLGGTAPFGFHAFNLAVHLGASALVYALGVLAFRAPRLAPSVLAPQARTVAMVAAAIFVAHPLQTQAVTYVVQRMTSLAAMFYLLAVVAYLAWRLGVASGGGRRSGALVYGGAVLAGLLAVRTKEIAITLPAAILLCEVTLFDRPRLLPALPFFAAAALIPLSLVGHAGPSPAALVESASSVTRVQTDLGRLEYLATQLPVIVTYLFMLLVPIGQNIDHDYPVYRTLLAPEVMSAAVVLGAMAATAAYAYLRTSAASRRPLDPAARLAGGCAAWWFLTLSVESSVIPIVDVINEHRVYLPSVGFAVAASMGIALAARRVAGAEVAARATALAGLAIALLLAAATVARNRVWASEVTLWADSASKSPDKMRPNLNLGTALVEAGRPREAEAPLRRAAALDPASALPRVQLAGVLLRQRRTQEAEHELREALRLAPTDPEVLFNLGMLLSRTGRAEEARPLLARFVETAPAAYAGARRIAAERLARP, translated from the coding sequence GTGACCGCCACGCTCGAGCCCGCCGGGGGGGGCCGCCCGCGTCACTGGCAGGCGCTCGCGGCGATCGCCGCCCTGGGCGTCCTCGCGTACGCGAACTCGCTCGACGCGGCGTTCGTGTTCGACGACATCCGGGTGGTCCGGGACGACCCTCGCCTGCGAGACCTCCTGTGGTGGCTCACGCCGGACGGCTACCACGCGGCCCCGAACCGGGTGGCCGCCTACGTCAGCTTCGCGATCAACCACCGCCTGGGCGGCACGGCGCCGTTCGGCTTCCACGCGTTCAACCTGGCGGTGCACCTGGGCGCCTCCGCCCTCGTCTACGCGCTCGGCGTGCTCGCGTTCCGTGCGCCCCGGCTCGCGCCCTCGGTGCTGGCGCCCCAGGCGCGCACCGTCGCGATGGTCGCCGCCGCCATCTTCGTCGCGCACCCGCTCCAGACGCAGGCCGTCACTTACGTCGTGCAGCGCATGACGTCGCTCGCCGCGATGTTCTACCTGCTCGCGGTCGTCGCCTACCTGGCCTGGCGGCTGGGCGTCGCGTCCGGCGGGGGCCGAAGGAGCGGCGCGCTGGTGTACGGTGGCGCGGTGCTGGCCGGCCTGCTCGCCGTGCGGACGAAGGAGATCGCGATCACGCTGCCGGCGGCGATCCTGCTCTGCGAGGTGACGCTGTTCGATCGCCCGCGCCTCCTCCCCGCGCTCCCGTTCTTCGCCGCCGCGGCGCTGATCCCGCTGTCGCTCGTGGGCCACGCCGGACCGTCCCCGGCCGCGCTGGTCGAGAGCGCCTCGTCGGTCACGCGCGTGCAGACGGACCTGGGGCGGCTCGAGTACCTCGCGACGCAGCTCCCGGTGATCGTGACCTACCTGTTCATGCTCCTGGTCCCGATCGGCCAGAACATCGATCACGATTACCCCGTGTACCGGACGCTGCTCGCGCCGGAGGTCATGTCCGCGGCGGTGGTGCTGGGCGCCATGGCCGCGACCGCCGCGTACGCGTACCTGCGCACGTCGGCGGCCAGCCGGCGCCCGCTGGACCCGGCGGCGCGCCTCGCGGGCGGCTGCGCCGCCTGGTGGTTCCTGACGCTCTCGGTCGAGTCGAGCGTGATCCCGATCGTGGACGTGATCAACGAGCACCGGGTGTACCTCCCGTCCGTCGGGTTCGCCGTCGCCGCGTCCATGGGCATCGCGCTGGCGGCCCGGAGGGTCGCCGGGGCCGAGGTGGCGGCGCGCGCCACCGCGCTGGCCGGGCTCGCGATCGCGCTGCTGCTGGCGGCCGCGACGGTGGCGCGCAATCGCGTCTGGGCGAGCGAGGTCACCCTGTGGGCGGACTCGGCCTCGAAGTCCCCCGACAAGATGCGGCCCAACCTGAACCTCGGCACCGCGCTCGTGGAGGCGGGCCGGCCGCGCGAGGCGGAGGCGCCGCTGCGGCGCGCAGCCGCGCTGGATCCCGCGTCGGCGCTCCCGCGGGTCCAGCTCGCAGGCGTGCTCCTCCGGCAGCGGCGGACGCAGGAGGCCGAGCACGAGCTCCGCGAGGCGCTCCGGCTGGCGCCGACCGATCCGGAGGTGCTGTTCAACCTCGGGATGCTGCTGTCGCGCACCGGACGCGCCGAGGAGGCGCGACCGCTGCTGGCCCGCTTCGTCGAGACCGCGCCCGCGGCGTACGCGGGCGCCCGAAGGATCGCGGCCGAGCGCCTGGCGCGCCCATGA